A window of Daphnia pulicaria isolate SC F1-1A chromosome 4, SC_F0-13Bv2, whole genome shotgun sequence genomic DNA:
TATTATTGCTTAATCAAGCCTAAGGAAGAAAGTtagtattatttatttaaatgaataaagaTAATTCAATGTCAAAATTATGTGAAAAGCTTGACGTAGTTGTGACGTTCTTCGTATTAtatttcctagtaccgttgttttttttattgtccaTCGGGTCAACGAACTTTAGCCGGTGAACGGTCACAACATCTGTGGAATTTTATTAATTGTCATTTCTctcgtttcctttttatttcctaGAAAAACTCAACTTAGAACAGCTAAGTACATTTCAGCCTTGCAAGAACAAATGGGCAAGGCTAGAACGGAAGGATCCTGGAGACATAATTAAACAACTTCTGATGTAAGTTAACTGTTTAACATTTTACCGTATTGGAATTACGTACTTAAGCTTAATTCCATTACTGGCTAATATTCAACCATTCATCATCACACATCATCAATTACTCAATCACacattctgtttgtttttttgtatttctctgAAGTTCTCTCATAACGAGTTAATGATGATGAATTGATAAGCTATAGTAAAAGCTAGCCACAGTAATTCAAGAATAAACTTATTTTAcctaactaaaaaaaagccaCCTGTGTCTAATCTTAAGTTATCTTCCTTTACAGAGTATTAATTGACTaatatgtttattattttccttatAGAAAATTAGCAATCATCCTAGGATGGGTGCTCTTCTGTTATGTTGCTTATAAAACAACTCAATATGACTATGAGTTTGCCAAATTTGATCCTTATGAAATCCTGCAAGTGGAAGTTGGCGCTTCCGCGGCAGTTGTCAAGAGTGCTTACCGCAAGCTTTCTGTCATTTACCATCCTGACAAGAAGACTGGTGATGAAAAAACCTTTATGAAAATTACAAGAGCTTACCAGGTATTAAGAAGTACTAGGTTTGCAACAAATTATCAGTATTAATCTTCTCGTTTTGCTTCGAAGGCTTTGACGGATGAAACAGCACGAAGAAACTGGGAAATGTACGGCAATCCAGATGGACCTGAAGCCATCAGTTTTGGCATCGCTCTACCGTCATGGAttgtagagaaagaaaactcgATTTGGGTTTTAGGGCTGTACGCTTTGCTGTTCATGGTTGCTTTACCCGTGAGCGTTGGGACGTGGTGGTATCGTTCGATTCGATATTCGGGAGAACAAGTGCTGCTTGATACGACACAGATGTACTACTACTTTTTCCACAAGACTCCGCACATGGCAATCAAGCGAGTGTTGATGATCCTCGGTGCATCAGCCGAGTTCCACAGACGCAACAATCCAGAAATACAAGAACGTCGCAGTGACAATACCGAAGTGCCCCAACTGATGAAGCGACTACCTCAGCTcaatgaaaagaataaagaacgGCCGCTGTGTTTCCTGTATTCCATCAAAGCTCGCGCTCTTTTACACGCTCACTTAACCCGACTAGATCTGCCGCAGTCGACGTTGGAAGAGGATCGCTGTGCTGTGgtatgcattttttaaaatttcaatcaccgcatagacattttcttttaacattCATTCTTCAACAGATCAAGAAGTGCCCCGCGTTAATTCAAGAAATGGTTGTGTGCGTATCTCAACTCATCATGTTGGCCCATGCAGGGCGGCTGAGCCGCATGCCGTCTCTGGTCACATTGGAAGGTTGTATGAAACTTTCGGCCATGGTCGTTCAAGGACTTTGGGAGTGCAAGAGTCCACTCATGCAATTGCCTCACATCACCGACGAAAATCTCAAGTACTTTTCCAGCAAGCGATATcaggtaattatttttgtgtgttaatCAAACTGAAAAGTTAGATGGTTTTTTTAACTCATTGTGTCGCAATAGATCCGTTCGCTGGAACAGCTAGCCCGACTGAAGGACGAAGATAGACGCGAGTGCTTACGTCATCTTGACGACAATCAATACAATGATTTGGTTCTCGCTCTGGGAGGAATGCCTTATGTGGATATGAATATAAAATATGAAGTAGTGGATGACGAATCCACCACAAAGTACACAGCTGGCGCTATCGTCACGGTAAGATGAATTTTTATAATATAGTTTAAACGGTCGGTGaactaattcatttaaaatcagGTAACAATCGCCTTGGCAAGAAGAGATTTGAACGTTCTGTTCGCAAACGAGAaggaaata
This region includes:
- the LOC124336926 gene encoding translocation protein SEC63 homolog — its product is MGGQKFQYDESGSTFVYFLLSFLALILIPCTYYCLIKPKEEKKLNLEQLSTFQPCKNKWARLERKDPGDIIKQLLIKLAIILGWVLFCYVAYKTTQYDYEFAKFDPYEILQVEVGASAAVVKSAYRKLSVIYHPDKKTGDEKTFMKITRAYQALTDETARRNWEMYGNPDGPEAISFGIALPSWIVEKENSIWVLGLYALLFMVALPVSVGTWWYRSIRYSGEQVLLDTTQMYYYFFHKTPHMAIKRVLMILGASAEFHRRNNPEIQERRSDNTEVPQLMKRLPQLNEKNKERPLCFLYSIKARALLHAHLTRLDLPQSTLEEDRCAVIKKCPALIQEMVVCVSQLIMLAHAGRLSRMPSLVTLEGCMKLSAMVVQGLWECKSPLMQLPHITDENLKYFSSKRYQIRSLEQLARLKDEDRRECLRHLDDNQYNDLVLALGGMPYVDMNIKYEVVDDESTTKYTAGAIVTVTIALARRDLNVLFANEKEITNEVFENGEVIAEEEEKQEPKKKSLPWQKNKGKRATNKKGSKKPMKKEVEDKKKTAAASSKTAIKAKEEESESCSEVEAEDEVELDESDDGEAEAANNDGSLPEKDDDQLEKLQSDVAMRRQRLLEGKSQFSHSVYCPFYPEDKQEYWWAYITDRKQQMLLTAPYHITNLVEHEEIQLKFTAPFKPGFYTFAVCLRSDSYFGFDQMKDIKMDVKEAEEIPTEHPQWDISDDEDEEDKNSGGSESEFATDDDDEESGKD